Part of the Paenibacillus guangzhouensis genome is shown below.
TCGTATCGGAGCATGCATATTGCTTCGCCCCTGTCTCCGCATCGTATGACTCTTCCAAGTACGTATGCGTACTGCCGCATTTGACACATGGCTGATCGAACTGCTCCACCTCAAACGGAATATCCTCGAATTGCAGCGGTGTCACATCGGTATACGGTGGAATGGCGTAAATCCGTTTTTCCCGCCCTGCACCAAATAGAAATAAGTTATCCGCTTGATGCAGCTTCGGTACATCGAACCGCGGAATCGGCGACGGATCGCACAGATAATGGCCGTTCACCATCACCGGATAATCATACGAAATACGAATCTCGCCGTATTTCACGATATCCTCGTACAAATGAAGCCACATCCGGCTATAATCCCGTTCCGCATGCATACGACGCGTCTCCTGCTCACTCGGCTCGACCGTCCGCAGCACCTCGGGGAGCGGAACTTGGAAGATCAAAATCTGGTCCTCACGTAGCTTCTCTTCCGGGATCCGGTGCCGAGTCTGAATAAGGCTGGCTTCCAGCGAATCCGTCGTCGGCGCAACGTCGCACATCTGGCAGATCAATTCCCGCAAATTACATGCATTGACACTATCGTCGCTGCCTTGGTCGATGACTTTGATCGTATCTTCAGGTCCAATAACGGATAACGTTACCTGCAAGCCGCCGGTCCCCCAGCCGCGCGCAATCGGCATCTCACGAGAACCGAATGGCACTTGATATCCTGGAATCGCAACGGCCTTCAAGGTCTTCCGTCTCAGCTCCCGCTTCGTCTGTTCATCCAGAAAAGCGTAATTATAAGCTTCCATGCGTCGTCGCCTCCTTCTCCTGTTCGCCGTCCTCTTCTGCTCTGCGATCGCCGCTATCATTAATGGAACGAACGCGTTGAAGCTCAGCTTGGAAATCAACATAGTGCGGTAGTTTGAAATGGGAGATAAAGCCCGACGATTCAATGCCGTCGATATGATACAGTACGAACTCCTCATCCTGCGCCGGGGAATCTGCGTTCTGCTGCTGCATCGTCTGATCCAGAATGGACATGGAAATCGCCTTATCTTCGTTATGTCCGAAACAAAGGCCATATCCCACGGCAAATTGCGCACGGCCTGCCGCTTCTCGGTGATTCTCTGCATGGACGCGCACGACCATCTCCGATTCCGTGACTAGTACGCGACCAATGGTCATCTTCTCGCCCGGATAGAACGGATGCTCAATCTCCACCGGTACATACCCAACGCGTAATTCGCCAATCGTCGGATGAACATCGCCATAGCCGCGAACGCTGGAGTAAGCGAAGGCCATTAGCGCCCCGCTCTCACCGCGCGCCATCGTCTGTAATCGCGCAGAACGCGATGCCGGGAAGCTGATCGCATGACGTGTTATGTCATCGACGATATCATCCTCTCCTTGCAGTTCCCCCGTTGCCAACAGCTCTTCCGCTCGCAGCAGTTCAATGACACGCGGGAATACCGGTATTTCGCCTTCGCTAGCTCTCGTCCCCGTTAGCTCTTGCTGCAATGCCTCCGACAAATTCTCGGACAAATACTCTGTCACATACTTCATGATCTCCGATGGATCTTCTTCCATTCGGCTCAAATCCAGTAGCCTTTTGGTATAATCACGGGTTGGTCCAAGATACTGACCTCCCGGCACTTCCTTGAATGTCGCCGAAATTCTGCGAATCACTTCCATATTCTCGGTCTGAATCGGCAGCGTATAGAAATTACGCACCAACGTCGAGCGGAAGGCGCGCAGGAGGAACGATGCTTCCAGTACATCCCCTTCTGCCTGTTTGAGCGCAAGTGCCGCGAGGTCGGGATCGTACAAGGAACCTTCAGACATCACCCGATCAACCGCGAGCCGCATTCCTGTGCGGATCTGCTGCACCTCGAGCGGCGCTCCGCCTTCCTTCCATGGAATATACTTCAGCAGTTTCTCTGCTTCGTGAATCGCATGGCTTCCACCTTTGACTGCGACATAAGCCATCTACGCCACCTCCCAGCTGAATTTGGTGCT
Proteins encoded:
- a CDS encoding alpha-D-ribose 1-methylphosphonate 5-phosphate C-P-lyase PhnJ codes for the protein MEAYNYAFLDEQTKRELRRKTLKAVAIPGYQVPFGSREMPIARGWGTGGLQVTLSVIGPEDTIKVIDQGSDDSVNACNLRELICQMCDVAPTTDSLEASLIQTRHRIPEEKLREDQILIFQVPLPEVLRTVEPSEQETRRMHAERDYSRMWLHLYEDIVKYGEIRISYDYPVMVNGHYLCDPSPIPRFDVPKLHQADNLFLFGAGREKRIYAIPPYTDVTPLQFEDIPFEVEQFDQPCVKCGSTHTYLEESYDAETGAKQYACSDTSYCEKRQRRAAGESVEIGGIWDGTNPAN
- a CDS encoding carbon-phosphorus lyase complex subunit PhnI, translating into MAYVAVKGGSHAIHEAEKLLKYIPWKEGGAPLEVQQIRTGMRLAVDRVMSEGSLYDPDLAALALKQAEGDVLEASFLLRAFRSTLVRNFYTLPIQTENMEVIRRISATFKEVPGGQYLGPTRDYTKRLLDLSRMEEDPSEIMKYVTEYLSENLSEALQQELTGTRASEGEIPVFPRVIELLRAEELLATGELQGEDDIVDDITRHAISFPASRSARLQTMARGESGALMAFAYSSVRGYGDVHPTIGELRVGYVPVEIEHPFYPGEKMTIGRVLVTESEMVVRVHAENHREAAGRAQFAVGYGLCFGHNEDKAISMSILDQTMQQQNADSPAQDEEFVLYHIDGIESSGFISHFKLPHYVDFQAELQRVRSINDSGDRRAEEDGEQEKEATTHGSL